In Sebaldella termitidis ATCC 33386, one DNA window encodes the following:
- a CDS encoding helix-turn-helix transcriptional regulator, which produces MEVTIFIYNVFLIILYSVVLTLSGFYYLKTKNNCYFAISILFSLYLFDNVVIYMTEFIKTFSISYNKLFIAVPTYKTLIIISILAVYIALNTMFFNLKNSKIWYFALGLLTIFLFIIPVMQRTAFKSWLFFVPGDLFFVLFNSYLLIVSKNNKVIERKGIFIHVNKLLTYTLFMSCLVFVEDSFVIFNIDVYSDTILNITNRNFSEDILRISQSLILIPYLLNLFFAESRQKEAADTAVSDNDNDSALKDKTDENEHDYYIFHLFCSTYLFTVREQEVFKHLLEDKNNKLISESLYISIGTVKTHVHNIFIKTDVSNRRELLQLYNKWIENQVIY; this is translated from the coding sequence ATGGAAGTTACAATTTTCATTTATAATGTATTTTTGATAATTTTATATAGTGTTGTGCTTACTTTGTCCGGCTTTTATTATTTGAAAACAAAGAATAACTGCTATTTTGCAATTAGTATTTTGTTTAGTTTATATTTATTTGATAATGTTGTAATATATATGACAGAATTCATCAAAACTTTCTCTATTTCATACAATAAACTCTTTATTGCTGTTCCGACATATAAGACATTGATCATAATTTCGATATTAGCTGTGTATATTGCACTTAATACTATGTTTTTTAATTTAAAGAATTCCAAAATATGGTACTTTGCTTTAGGGCTTTTGACTATATTTTTATTTATTATTCCTGTTATGCAGAGGACTGCTTTCAAGTCCTGGCTGTTTTTTGTGCCGGGAGATCTTTTCTTTGTTTTATTTAATTCTTATTTGTTAATTGTGTCAAAAAATAATAAAGTAATTGAAAGAAAAGGTATATTTATTCATGTTAATAAATTATTGACATACACTCTTTTTATGTCGTGTCTTGTTTTTGTCGAGGACAGCTTTGTGATATTTAACATTGATGTTTATTCGGACACGATTTTGAATATTACGAACAGAAATTTTTCGGAAGATATTCTTAGAATCAGTCAGTCTCTGATACTTATACCTTATCTCCTGAATCTCTTTTTTGCCGAGTCCAGGCAAAAAGAAGCTGCAGATACAGCAGTTTCAGATAATGACAATGACTCTGCACTGAAAGATAAAACAGATGAAAATGAGCATGATTATTATATTTTTCATTTATTTTGCAGTACATATCTTTTTACAGTCAGAGAACAGGAAGTTTTTAAACATCTGCTGGAAGATAAAAATAACAAGCTTATCAGCGAGAGTCTCTATATATCGATTGGTACCGTAAAAACTCATGTACATAATATTTTTATCAAAACAGATGTATCAAACAGGCGTGAATTACTTCAGTTATATAATAAATGGATAGAAAATCAAGTAATATACTAA
- a CDS encoding SDR family NAD(P)-dependent oxidoreductase, with protein MELGLKKKKALVTGSTKGIGKAIAAELAREGADVVINGRNITEVNQIVENLQNQFPDVSITGAAADLAKEAERFFLFEQVPEIDILINNMGIFQPMKYWDITDDIWNKFFDTNVLSGNALAKFYMPKMLENNFGRVIFIASEEAVMPSGEMAQYSMTKTMNLSLAKSLSKLTKGTNVTVNTIMPGSTLTEGVEDMIRKMYQNSTIPESEWESDFMKNHRPLSQIQRLIRPEEIGRFAAYISSPFASSFSGAALRLDGGLVPTIF; from the coding sequence ATGGAATTAGGTTTGAAAAAGAAAAAAGCTCTGGTAACCGGTTCGACAAAAGGAATAGGGAAAGCTATTGCCGCAGAACTAGCACGTGAGGGTGCCGATGTTGTTATCAACGGACGTAATATAACAGAAGTGAACCAGATCGTCGAGAATCTGCAAAATCAATTTCCCGATGTCTCAATAACAGGTGCAGCAGCTGATCTGGCAAAAGAAGCAGAGAGATTCTTTTTATTTGAACAGGTTCCCGAGATTGATATTTTAATAAACAATATGGGAATATTTCAGCCTATGAAATACTGGGATATTACAGATGATATATGGAATAAATTCTTTGATACAAATGTCCTGTCAGGGAATGCCTTAGCGAAGTTTTATATGCCGAAGATGCTGGAAAATAATTTTGGCAGAGTTATATTTATAGCAAGCGAGGAGGCTGTTATGCCGTCCGGAGAAATGGCGCAGTACAGTATGACAAAGACTATGAATCTGTCATTGGCAAAAAGTCTTTCCAAGCTTACAAAAGGGACAAATGTTACAGTTAATACAATTATGCCGGGTTCGACTTTAACAGAAGGAGTAGAGGATATGATACGAAAAATGTATCAAAACAGTACAATTCCGGAATCTGAATGGGAGTCTGACTTTATGAAGAATCACAGACCGCTTTCTCAGATTCAGCGCCTTATCCGCCCGGAAGAAATCGGAAGATTTGCAGCGTATATATCCAGTCCTTTTGCATCTTCTTTCTCCGGCGCCGCATTAAGGCTAGACGGAGGTTTGGTTCCTACTATTTTTTAA
- a CDS encoding autotransporter domain-containing protein, translating into MKRNKKLLISFLALHAIVASYGEAATAKYERMYSSIIKNIEQGKSNENNYRIVEQVLKKRNNELKDLYLQSDYIVKPEYLEWQVFFTGLYTEKTRGDNTLENARYYSVSQTYSGKKTYNEDAYNKLYSDLAATGLLSDVQLSAIMAGHYNVINSLGVSEQKVIREMLYSGLDSINKTDGFKIYKHPQNPKEIDLGINIPPKIINRQPLNPTPGIPAPPNVQAPSFVPTAPLTPTVPSLTIKAFNPVSPQVDTPVLAVAPIFNIKLSSYCNNMTSCGVGIDGAAYNPAIGTARSYSGGAISGIADGTSSLRYSWSAYSSTLLRAYFDLTGGGGIVSNFSDNLTIDSINPLSAAQKTAEGGRTWNTQDFLVGGSRIATVDNVGTGTELNSTGTINLVGPLVVAFEMQTDSIGNGTVTLRNSGTITDLGETTSTALDGVLAKGTQTSLITSPSAGNETITVKRTAEGYTGYKVGLILTAEDNTAGRFYNLFNNGTITFKGEKSIGIQIFAPNFGNTEVAAVNTGTITMGGIESYGMKLSSILRNTTNNVFENRGIININGGDGVVDSVSSGMAVLEENAAGIRAYTGLVKNTSLGTINVSGSRGNTGMYLKIKAPDDITNEGIINVSGVKNAGIRVDYGSVGALTGSPAAYNKTGSAEINVTGSENFGMIAVDSNGTNGAVAENNALIEIKDNDATPGSYIEKSVGMLAVKSNEAFGGFINNTGTIKINNDVKASQGMAILADASGANSGNILISKVSAADLSESSVGVYNEGTFNMTAGLIDVSVNKGIGVYAKNSSAVTTISGGTIRVADGAIGLYADDKGNLGNGATINLSGTAKLEVNSSGLMLYNYSGTSGNPVGKFNVGAVIQADINAGGTAFYFKGIPSGINTFLSNMIIGPGSLNIKLTDSTSSLFVLDNPGGVINLSDTTSAGIIGSLPSNVTIDASSDPNYKPYSVFKGGLNIDMDVNIDNSTDAYNRSEFLSSKVTLQAGKTMTSVTAGKYAIGQENYAGTLGRNEISIVVNNGGVINMTGSGSAGIIANYGEIINNGLISATGTNSIGIVSYNGSFAQNNNTVTVGEGGTGIYGENKRNASYGNAKIEIENKGLINTTATAGATSYGIYALNNDVSLTRADSTIKLFAGSEINMSAQDGGVGVSAFKSTLTNDGKITVGKNGIAVYADDSEININSGEINLNGDNAVGFYLTNSQFNGNSGTINITGKNVVLFNLVNSSFTNNLAVNAAPGSTYVVGNLSNAVYTHSGTNTLLSNSVLLNGNNSAMLIDSTSNISSSSTGVVVMLLDGRYGLPFPAGYSADGENAGTIVLGNDSAAVYGKNGTRLKNSGNITLGSNSVGVYNVGVNSETENIGIITLGNNSTGLYQNNGTNIINNGTINGTGTGAVGMYTDSNTGIINNTALIDLQGDKSIGIYAMGSTQNIINSGTIKLGNSSLMNDPSIGIYTNNITDTIINTGNIEAGSRSLGIYSLGTQVDHVSGTIKAGSEGTGIYKDTGLLRIHSGAVIEALAGEAAGLYGINGAGITADSGAIFNIGYGSYGIIAESGATLLNSAAITLGDNSIFTYGNNSGGIVNNGAVNITGSDNTVFYMVKGGSIINNANITGTAGTGNIGIYNRGVYTTEVLQADGTMKLEGLITEGYIENNADITLGDSFLVTDAYGVKTGYSVGMYGEGSSVVNNGGRTITVGKEGVGIFASDAGTTSYNYGNIIGNGDRAIGMFADNTRIENHGLIQMTGDGVIGMAGRNGAYIYNASTGVIQVTGKDVTGIYLSGAATKVENKGHIIITNTGDPSDDTGVGIRYTSDFDEATGLVGGLGNITGTGYINNGYTTAGYSLPELPTLINSGEITIDVGNKFSYDSMRVIVKLDPSTNEATTNFTDKIGFSGTTIPEKLEIAADFSQGTSSDRYVFKNIFRGMDGTGEYISQSLTWDATGQGMDIVMTRIAYTKFTDGLWYEDFGKVLNEKYANQTGDALKIYDKIDMIQTEPNFRHSMASLAGNVYANLNQREEDMARVLENSLHMLQNSENNTKENIKINVIAVKGKTEEDTDGVVPYKYTATGAIALREVERTYRHTFGYSLGYLHTGFEFEDHNDSEEWVDTIQLGLHNKYTLNGWKLMNDLTGRVSFHNVDRNIDWPDQTSGVERSEMNGNFETYSITSDNILGKEIALGKRASIMPYGAFRAMYVTRPSFEESGLERLQVDGNDAWSAKPRAGIELKASLPLGPKTAWELKGSLDAAYEYELANLNEREKARLIAIEDGYHNLSKPEDEKGSLRTRASIGVEVVDRYGIFLTGEYLIGNDDQEEYRAGLTLKAVF; encoded by the coding sequence ATGAAAAGAAATAAAAAATTATTAATATCTTTTTTAGCGTTACATGCAATAGTGGCATCTTATGGAGAAGCCGCCACTGCCAAGTATGAAAGAATGTACAGCAGTATTATAAAAAATATAGAACAGGGAAAATCCAACGAAAACAACTACCGGATAGTCGAACAGGTACTAAAGAAAAGAAATAATGAATTAAAGGATTTGTATCTGCAGAGTGACTATATTGTAAAACCTGAATATCTCGAATGGCAGGTATTTTTTACAGGTCTTTATACTGAAAAAACGAGAGGGGACAACACTCTTGAAAATGCCCGTTATTATTCAGTTTCCCAGACTTACAGCGGGAAAAAAACTTATAACGAGGATGCATATAATAAATTATACTCAGACCTTGCTGCCACAGGTCTTTTAAGTGATGTTCAGCTTAGTGCAATAATGGCGGGACATTATAATGTAATAAACAGCCTCGGAGTGAGCGAGCAAAAAGTAATCAGGGAAATGCTTTATTCAGGACTGGACAGTATAAATAAAACTGACGGGTTCAAGATATACAAGCATCCTCAAAATCCAAAAGAAATAGATCTGGGGATTAACATACCTCCCAAGATAATAAACAGACAGCCGTTAAATCCGACACCGGGAATTCCGGCACCGCCTAATGTACAGGCACCGTCATTCGTCCCTACTGCACCGCTTACACCGACAGTTCCTTCACTTACAATAAAAGCATTTAATCCGGTAAGTCCTCAGGTAGATACACCGGTACTGGCCGTTGCACCTATTTTTAACATAAAACTCAGTTCTTATTGTAATAATATGACCTCATGCGGTGTGGGAATAGACGGAGCTGCTTATAATCCGGCTATAGGAACAGCACGTTCGTACAGCGGCGGAGCTATATCAGGTATAGCAGACGGAACTTCATCTTTAAGATATTCATGGAGTGCATATAGTTCTACTTTATTACGGGCATATTTTGATTTGACAGGCGGCGGAGGTATCGTGTCTAATTTTTCCGATAACCTGACAATTGATTCAATAAATCCGCTTAGTGCTGCACAAAAGACTGCTGAAGGCGGCAGAACATGGAATACACAGGATTTTCTGGTCGGAGGATCAAGAATAGCAACTGTAGATAATGTAGGAACCGGTACGGAACTAAACAGTACGGGTACAATAAATCTTGTAGGTCCATTGGTTGTGGCCTTTGAAATGCAGACAGACAGTATCGGGAATGGTACTGTAACATTAAGAAATTCAGGGACTATAACAGATTTAGGCGAAACTACATCAACAGCACTGGACGGAGTACTTGCCAAAGGAACACAAACAAGCCTTATAACTTCACCGTCAGCAGGAAACGAAACTATTACTGTAAAACGTACAGCTGAAGGGTATACGGGATATAAGGTAGGATTGATCTTAACTGCAGAAGATAATACAGCCGGACGTTTTTACAATTTATTTAATAATGGGACAATCACATTTAAAGGAGAAAAATCTATAGGAATACAGATTTTTGCACCTAATTTCGGCAATACGGAAGTGGCAGCAGTAAATACCGGGACTATTACAATGGGAGGTATAGAAAGTTACGGGATGAAGCTTTCCTCTATTTTAAGAAATACTACAAACAATGTTTTTGAAAACAGAGGAATAATAAACATAAACGGAGGAGACGGAGTAGTAGACTCAGTTTCGTCAGGAATGGCAGTATTGGAAGAAAATGCAGCAGGAATAAGAGCATATACCGGTCTGGTAAAAAATACATCATTAGGGACGATAAATGTTTCCGGAAGCAGGGGAAATACAGGTATGTACCTGAAAATAAAAGCTCCGGACGATATAACCAATGAAGGAATAATAAATGTTTCAGGAGTGAAAAATGCCGGAATAAGAGTGGACTATGGTTCGGTAGGGGCTCTTACAGGAAGTCCCGCAGCTTATAACAAAACCGGATCAGCTGAAATTAATGTTACAGGATCTGAAAACTTTGGAATGATAGCTGTGGATAGCAACGGAACAAACGGTGCCGTGGCAGAAAACAATGCTTTGATTGAAATAAAAGATAATGATGCAACTCCCGGCTCATATATAGAAAAGTCGGTTGGTATGCTTGCCGTAAAAAGCAATGAGGCTTTCGGAGGATTTATAAATAATACGGGAACAATAAAAATAAATAATGATGTAAAAGCTTCACAGGGAATGGCAATACTTGCCGATGCAAGCGGGGCTAACTCCGGGAATATTCTGATATCCAAGGTTTCGGCAGCTGATCTAAGCGAAAGCTCTGTTGGTGTTTATAATGAAGGAACCTTTAATATGACAGCAGGTCTTATAGATGTTTCAGTAAATAAAGGGATAGGAGTATATGCTAAAAATAGTTCGGCAGTTACTACAATTTCCGGAGGAACCATTAGAGTGGCTGATGGTGCAATAGGACTTTATGCAGATGATAAAGGAAATCTGGGAAATGGTGCAACAATAAATCTCTCGGGAACTGCAAAGCTGGAAGTAAACAGCAGCGGTCTTATGTTATATAATTACTCAGGTACAAGCGGAAACCCCGTAGGTAAATTTAATGTAGGAGCTGTAATACAGGCAGATATAAATGCAGGAGGTACAGCTTTTTACTTCAAAGGAATACCGTCTGGAATCAATACCTTCTTAAGCAACATGATAATAGGTCCGGGATCATTAAATATAAAACTGACAGATTCCACTTCAAGTCTTTTTGTTCTTGACAATCCCGGAGGGGTAATAAACTTGAGTGATACTACTTCGGCGGGAATAATTGGGAGTCTGCCTTCCAATGTTACAATAGATGCTTCAAGTGATCCCAACTATAAGCCGTATTCTGTATTTAAAGGCGGATTAAATATAGATATGGACGTAAATATTGATAACAGCACAGATGCATATAACAGATCAGAATTTTTATCTTCAAAAGTAACACTGCAGGCTGGAAAAACAATGACAAGTGTTACAGCAGGCAAATATGCAATAGGACAGGAGAATTACGCAGGGACTTTGGGAAGAAATGAGATTTCCATAGTGGTAAATAACGGCGGTGTCATTAATATGACAGGTTCCGGTTCGGCAGGAATAATTGCCAATTACGGAGAGATAATAAATAACGGGCTGATTTCTGCTACAGGGACAAATTCTATAGGAATAGTATCTTATAACGGATCATTTGCACAAAATAACAATACAGTGACAGTAGGAGAAGGCGGTACCGGAATTTACGGAGAAAATAAACGAAATGCCAGCTACGGTAACGCAAAAATAGAGATAGAAAATAAAGGATTAATAAATACAACTGCGACAGCCGGTGCAACAAGCTATGGAATCTATGCACTAAATAATGATGTTTCATTAACAAGGGCAGATTCTACGATTAAATTATTTGCAGGCTCAGAAATAAATATGTCGGCTCAGGACGGCGGCGTGGGAGTTAGTGCATTTAAATCTACACTGACAAATGACGGAAAAATAACTGTGGGGAAAAATGGTATAGCAGTATATGCAGATGACTCTGAAATAAATATAAACAGCGGGGAAATAAATCTGAACGGAGATAATGCAGTAGGTTTTTATCTTACAAACAGCCAGTTTAACGGAAATTCAGGGACAATAAATATAACCGGAAAAAATGTCGTACTGTTTAATCTTGTAAATTCATCATTTACAAATAATCTGGCAGTAAATGCTGCTCCGGGTTCTACATACGTAGTAGGAAATCTTTCAAATGCAGTCTATACTCATTCAGGGACAAATACACTGCTTTCAAACAGTGTTCTTCTAAATGGAAATAATTCGGCAATGCTGATAGACAGTACTTCAAATATTAGCTCTTCTTCCACAGGAGTCGTAGTAATGCTTCTGGACGGAAGATACGGACTGCCCTTTCCTGCGGGCTACTCAGCAGATGGAGAAAATGCAGGAACGATAGTATTAGGAAATGATTCAGCGGCTGTCTACGGTAAAAATGGAACAAGGCTGAAAAACAGCGGAAATATTACACTTGGATCAAATTCCGTAGGAGTTTATAACGTCGGAGTTAATTCTGAAACGGAAAATATCGGGATAATAACTTTAGGTAATAATTCTACAGGACTTTATCAGAATAATGGAACAAACATTATAAATAACGGTACTATAAACGGAACAGGAACAGGTGCTGTAGGAATGTATACCGATAGTAATACAGGGATAATTAATAATACAGCTCTGATAGATCTGCAGGGCGATAAATCAATAGGAATTTATGCAATGGGCAGCACACAGAATATTATTAACTCAGGAACTATAAAACTGGGGAATTCTTCTCTGATGAACGATCCAAGTATAGGAATATACACTAATAATATAACTGATACAATTATTAATACAGGAAACATAGAAGCTGGTTCAAGATCACTCGGTATTTACAGTCTGGGAACTCAGGTCGACCATGTATCCGGAACTATAAAGGCGGGTAGTGAGGGAACAGGAATATATAAGGATACAGGATTATTAAGAATTCATTCAGGTGCAGTAATAGAAGCGCTTGCCGGAGAAGCAGCCGGATTATACGGTATAAACGGAGCCGGAATTACTGCGGACAGCGGGGCAATATTTAATATAGGTTACGGAAGCTATGGAATAATTGCGGAATCGGGGGCTACTCTTCTGAATTCGGCAGCAATAACTTTAGGAGACAACAGTATATTTACTTACGGAAATAATTCAGGCGGAATAGTAAATAACGGTGCTGTAAATATTACCGGTTCAGATAATACAGTCTTTTATATGGTAAAAGGCGGAAGTATAATAAATAATGCCAATATTACAGGTACTGCGGGAACCGGAAATATAGGTATTTATAACAGAGGCGTTTATACTACAGAAGTACTTCAGGCAGACGGAACTATGAAGCTGGAAGGGCTTATAACTGAAGGGTATATAGAAAATAACGCAGATATAACCTTGGGAGATTCATTTCTTGTTACTGATGCATACGGTGTAAAAACGGGATATTCGGTTGGTATGTACGGTGAAGGATCAAGCGTGGTTAATAATGGAGGAAGAACTATAACTGTAGGAAAAGAGGGCGTGGGTATATTTGCCAGTGATGCGGGAACTACCTCATATAACTACGGGAATATAATAGGTAATGGAGACAGAGCAATAGGAATGTTTGCTGATAATACAAGAATAGAGAACCACGGACTGATACAGATGACAGGAGACGGAGTTATAGGTATGGCGGGAAGAAACGGAGCATATATCTATAATGCGTCTACAGGTGTGATACAGGTAACAGGAAAAGACGTAACCGGGATTTATCTGTCGGGAGCAGCAACAAAGGTAGAAAATAAAGGTCATATCATAATTACCAATACAGGAGATCCGTCAGATGATACAGGGGTCGGAATAAGATATACATCTGATTTTGATGAAGCAACAGGTTTGGTAGGCGGACTGGGAAATATTACAGGTACAGGATACATAAATAACGGATATACAACAGCGGGATATTCGCTGCCTGAATTACCTACCCTTATAAATTCTGGAGAAATTACCATAGATGTAGGAAATAAATTTTCTTATGATTCAATGCGTGTAATCGTAAAATTAGATCCTTCCACAAATGAAGCTACAACGAATTTTACTGATAAAATAGGATTTTCAGGTACTACAATTCCGGAAAAACTGGAAATAGCCGCTGATTTCTCACAGGGAACATCATCTGACAGATATGTATTTAAAAATATATTCAGAGGAATGGACGGAACGGGAGAATATATCAGCCAGTCGCTTACATGGGATGCAACAGGTCAGGGAATGGATATAGTAATGACAAGAATAGCGTATACTAAATTTACTGACGGATTATGGTATGAGGATTTTGGAAAAGTATTAAATGAAAAATATGCTAACCAGACAGGAGATGCTCTGAAAATATACGACAAAATTGATATGATACAGACAGAACCTAATTTCAGACACTCAATGGCCAGTCTTGCAGGAAATGTATATGCTAACCTGAACCAGAGAGAAGAGGATATGGCAAGAGTTTTGGAAAATTCACTGCATATGCTCCAGAATTCTGAAAATAATACAAAAGAAAATATAAAGATAAATGTAATTGCTGTAAAAGGTAAAACAGAAGAGGATACTGACGGGGTTGTGCCGTATAAATATACTGCGACGGGAGCAATTGCACTAAGAGAAGTAGAACGTACATACAGACACACATTCGGATATTCACTCGGATATCTTCATACAGGCTTTGAATTCGAAGATCATAATGACAGTGAGGAATGGGTAGATACAATACAATTAGGATTACATAATAAATATACGCTGAACGGATGGAAGCTGATGAATGATCTTACAGGAAGAGTAAGCTTTCATAATGTAGACAGAAATATAGACTGGCCTGACCAGACATCCGGTGTGGAACGATCTGAAATGAACGGAAATTTTGAAACATATTCTATTACTTCGGATAATATTTTAGGAAAAGAAATAGCACTTGGGAAAAGAGCAAGCATAATGCCTTATGGCGCATTCAGAGCAATGTATGTAACAAGACCTTCATTTGAAGAAAGCGGTCTTGAGCGTCTGCAGGTAGACGGAAATGACGCATGGAGTGCAAAACCAAGAGCGGGAATAGAATTAAAGGCTTCATTGCCGTTAGGACCAAAAACTGCATGGGAGCTAAAAGGAAGCCTTGATGCAGCATATGAATATGAGCTTGCAAATCTGAACGAAAGAGAAAAAGCAAGACTCATAGCTATAGAAGACGGATATCATAACTTATCAAAACCGGAAGATGAAAAAGGTTCGTTAAGAACGAGAGCTTCAATAGGAGTAGAAGTAGTCGACCGTTACGGAATATTCTTAACAGGAGAATATCTGATAGGAAATGATGATCAGGAAGAATACAGGGCAGGATTAACATTAAAGGCAGTATTTTAA
- a CDS encoding aldo/keto reductase — protein sequence MSNILKKKVKLNNGVEIPEFGLGVFKVSDDEAGENVKNAIINGYRLIDTAQIYGNEEGTGRGIKAGLEAAGLKREDIFITSKVWNNHISYDETIAAFYESLNKLGLDYLDLYLIHWPGNHAFEESWKALEFLYKEGKIRAIGVSNFNKSHLEELFSFSSVTPVLNQIEYHPKLTQGDLIDFCKKHDILVQAWSPLMQGQILTNETILKIAEIHNRNAAQIVLRWGLQNNILLVSKSVKTERIISNAELDDFSLTKEEMDIISNLNENLRVGPNPDTFDFI from the coding sequence ATGTCAAATATATTAAAAAAGAAAGTGAAATTAAATAACGGAGTGGAAATTCCTGAGTTTGGGCTGGGAGTCTTTAAGGTATCGGATGATGAAGCCGGAGAAAATGTAAAAAATGCAATTATTAATGGTTATCGTTTGATTGATACCGCCCAGATATACGGCAATGAGGAAGGGACTGGACGGGGAATAAAAGCAGGGCTTGAAGCGGCAGGTCTGAAAAGAGAAGATATTTTTATTACATCAAAAGTTTGGAATAATCATATTTCTTATGATGAAACTATCGCGGCTTTTTATGAAAGCCTAAACAAGCTGGGTCTGGACTATCTTGACCTGTATTTGATTCACTGGCCGGGAAATCATGCTTTTGAAGAATCATGGAAGGCACTGGAATTTTTGTATAAAGAGGGAAAAATACGTGCAATCGGTGTGAGTAATTTTAATAAATCACATTTAGAAGAGCTGTTTTCTTTTTCATCAGTCACACCTGTATTAAATCAGATTGAATACCATCCAAAGCTGACTCAGGGAGATTTGATCGATTTTTGTAAAAAACACGATATTTTAGTACAGGCATGGTCTCCTCTGATGCAGGGACAGATTTTAACAAATGAGACAATACTGAAAATTGCAGAAATCCATAACCGTAATGCCGCTCAGATTGTTCTTCGCTGGGGGCTTCAAAATAATATCTTACTGGTATCTAAATCTGTAAAAACAGAGAGAATAATAAGCAATGCAGAACTTGATGATTTTTCACTGACAAAGGAAGAAATGGATATAATCAGTAATTTAAATGAAAATCTTCGTGTGGGACCAAATCCGGATACATTTGATTTTATTTAA
- the arcC gene encoding carbamate kinase → MSKIVIALGGNALGNNPKEQIEMIEKAAKPLVGLIKDGHEIIVSHGNGPQVGTIKLAFDTASAVNDKVCEMELAECTAMSQGYIGYHLQQGIKKELLNQQVDRNVATIVTQVIVDKDDKAFSNPTKPIGSFYTKEKADEIKKSNPDLTFVEDSGRGYRTVVASPRPIDIAEKTAVLDLTANKFIVIACGGGGIPVIKNDAGTLEGVSAVIDKDFAAEKLAELVSADYLFILTAVDRVAVNFGKPEQKDLAEMTVEEAKKYCEEGHFAPGSMLPKVEAAMMFVESGSNRKAVICSLEKVQLAVKGESGTLITQ, encoded by the coding sequence ATGTCAAAAATTGTTATTGCATTGGGTGGAAATGCACTAGGAAATAATCCTAAAGAACAGATCGAGATGATTGAAAAAGCGGCTAAGCCATTAGTAGGACTTATAAAAGACGGACATGAAATTATTGTAAGCCATGGAAACGGACCACAGGTCGGGACAATAAAACTTGCATTTGATACAGCATCAGCTGTTAACGATAAAGTTTGTGAAATGGAGCTTGCAGAGTGCACAGCAATGAGTCAGGGCTATATTGGCTATCATTTGCAGCAGGGTATAAAAAAAGAACTTTTAAATCAACAGGTTGACCGTAATGTTGCTACTATAGTAACACAAGTTATAGTCGATAAAGATGACAAAGCTTTCTCAAACCCGACAAAGCCGATTGGAAGCTTTTATACGAAAGAAAAAGCTGATGAAATAAAAAAATCAAATCCTGATCTGACATTTGTGGAGGATTCAGGCAGAGGCTACAGAACGGTTGTTGCTTCTCCAAGACCGATTGATATTGCAGAAAAAACAGCAGTTTTGGATTTAACTGCAAATAAGTTTATTGTAATAGCCTGCGGCGGGGGAGGTATTCCGGTTATAAAGAATGATGCCGGCACTTTAGAGGGAGTTTCTGCAGTTATTGATAAAGATTTTGCTGCGGAAAAACTTGCAGAGCTTGTCAGTGCAGATTATTTATTTATTTTGACTGCAGTTGACAGAGTAGCTGTAAACTTTGGAAAACCAGAACAGAAAGATTTAGCGGAAATGACAGTCGAAGAAGCTAAAAAATACTGTGAAGAAGGACATTTCGCACCTGGAAGCATGCTCCCTAAGGTTGAAGCTGCTATGATGTTTGTAGAGAGCGGAAGCAACAGAAAAGCTGTAATCTGTTCTTTGGAAAAAGTACAGCTTGCAGTAAAAGGTGAAAGCGGAACTTTAATAACACAATAG
- a CDS encoding winged helix-turn-helix transcriptional regulator, translating to MNKKIYNIGVEATMEVIGGKWKPIILCNLRYETLRPSDLQRKIPEISQKMLIQQLRELEKDNIVTRKVYQEVPPKVEYSLSSYGKSLGKVLDILCSWGELHVNHLIEKGENVQLNCNNI from the coding sequence ATGAATAAAAAAATTTATAATATAGGTGTAGAAGCAACTATGGAAGTAATTGGCGGAAAATGGAAGCCCATTATTTTATGCAACTTACGGTATGAGACATTAAGACCAAGTGATTTACAAAGAAAAATTCCGGAAATCAGTCAGAAAATGCTTATACAGCAATTAAGAGAACTCGAAAAAGATAATATTGTTACCAGAAAAGTATATCAGGAAGTCCCGCCAAAAGTAGAATATTCATTAAGCAGCTACGGAAAATCTCTGGGAAAGGTTTTGGATATTTTGTGCAGCTGGGGCGAGCTTCATGTTAATCATCTGATTGAAAAGGGTGAAAATGTTCAGCTAAACTGTAATAATATATAA